The genome window GCCACCATCCCGGTGAAGACGGCCGAGAACAGCACCAGCGGCAGGGAATTGACCCCCATCACCATCATCTGCTGAAGGATCAGGCTGGAATTCCTGAATACGTGCCTTAAGGCCAGGATGATCCGGCCGAATAAATAAAAGGCCGAGCCCCATTCCTGAAAAGAATCCAGGGTGGCCTGGCCTATTCCGGCAAGAACCTTGGCCGGATAATTATTGTTATTTTGTGAAGGCATTAAGTAATGGTTTATTTACGCATCCAATTTATTGTTCATGGCATGATCAGTAAGTTTCCCCGCCGTGGAAAACGCCTATTCCTGGCCCTCGTCCTGGCGCTGGCTGTAATTCTCGAACCGGGTGTAGCTCCGCAGGAAGGTCAGTTTCTTGGTGCCCACCGGGCCGTTGCGCTGCTTGGCCACTATCAGGTCGGCTACCTCGGACTCCATGCTGGATTCCGGGGTCCACTCCTCCTTGCTCTTGTAGGGCGTCTTGTCCCGGTGCAGGAACATCACCACGTCGGCGTCCTGCTCGATGGCCCCCGATTCACGCAGGTCGGACAGGATGGGCCGGGAATCCTGGCCCCGCTGTTCGCTTAAACGGGAAAGCTGGGACAGGGCGATCACCGGAACGTTCAACTCCTTGGCCAGGGCCTTGAGGGAACGGGAGATCTCGGAGATCTCCTGCTGGCGGTTCTCGACGCGGGAGGACGAGCCCCGCATCAGCTGCAGGTAATCCACCACCACCAGGCCCAGGTCCACCTCGGACTTCAGCCGCCGGGCCTTGGCCCGGATCTCCAGCGGGCTCATGGCCGAGCTGTCGTCGATGTACATGGGGGCCTGGTGCAATACCGAGGCCGCGCTGACCAGGGCCGGCCATTCCTCCTGGGAAAGATAGCCGCTGCGGACCTTGTGGCCCGAGACCCGGGCCTCGGCGCACAGCAGGCGCAGCACCAGCTGCTCCTTGGACATTTCCAGGCTGAACACCGCCACCGGGATCTGGTTCTGCACCGCCACGTGCTGGGCGATGTTCAAGGCAAAGGCGGTCTTTCCCACCGAGGGCCGGGCTCCCACGATTATCAGGTCGCCCTTCTGCAGGCCGGAGGTCATCAGGTCCAGGTCGGTGAAGCCGGTCTCCAGCCCGGTGATGTGCCGCTTCTCCCGGAACAGTTTCTCCACCGTCTCAAAGCTGTCGTGGATGAAGGTCTTCAGCGGGATCAGGCTCTTGCGCAGGCGCTGTTCCTTGATGGAAAAGATCATCTGCTCCGAGCGGTCCAAAAGCTCCTCGGGGTTCTCGGTGGCCTGGTAG of bacterium contains these proteins:
- the dnaB gene encoding replicative DNA helicase, whose protein sequence is MPDRVPPQSQEAEMAVLGSMLLDSEAVSRAVEVIADEHNFYFGAHRKIYRAAVTLYERSQPVDLVTLAEELRRQKCLDEVGGPVYLTKLTDSVATSANIDYYARIVVEKAVLRRLINTASEIISFSYQATENPEELLDRSEQMIFSIKEQRLRKSLIPLKTFIHDSFETVEKLFREKRHITGLETGFTDLDLMTSGLQKGDLIIVGARPSVGKTAFALNIAQHVAVQNQIPVAVFSLEMSKEQLVLRLLCAEARVSGHKVRSGYLSQEEWPALVSAASVLHQAPMYIDDSSAMSPLEIRAKARRLKSEVDLGLVVVDYLQLMRGSSSRVENRQQEISEISRSLKALAKELNVPVIALSQLSRLSEQRGQDSRPILSDLRESGAIEQDADVVMFLHRDKTPYKSKEEWTPESSMESEVADLIVAKQRNGPVGTKKLTFLRSYTRFENYSQRQDEGQE